In Gemmatimonadaceae bacterium, the following proteins share a genomic window:
- a CDS encoding thioredoxin family protein — protein sequence MPNYDSGPIRDHAVVAHDAWVEARLDLLRREKEFSKARDEIARARRALPWERVTKAYAFDGPHPKGRRTLADLFDGRRQLVVYHFMFDPSWKEGCAHCSFWADSFNALGDGSHLNHRDTTFVAISRAPLDKLDAFKKRMGWSFKWVSSSPSDFNFDYGVSFTPDEQSHATGVYNYTPVESGSEREGASVFYQDDHGDIYHTYSTYARGIDLLNVTYNFLDLTPKGRDEAHLSDSQAWVRHHDKYNNS from the coding sequence ATGCCGAACTACGACAGCGGCCCGATTCGCGATCACGCCGTGGTCGCGCACGACGCTTGGGTCGAGGCTCGCCTCGATCTCCTGCGGCGCGAAAAGGAGTTCTCGAAAGCCCGAGACGAGATCGCGCGCGCGCGCCGCGCGTTGCCGTGGGAGAGGGTCACCAAAGCGTACGCGTTCGACGGTCCTCACCCCAAGGGGCGACGAACCTTGGCCGATCTATTCGACGGACGGCGACAACTCGTCGTCTACCACTTCATGTTCGATCCGTCGTGGAAGGAGGGATGCGCGCATTGTTCGTTCTGGGCGGACAGTTTCAACGCGCTCGGCGACGGCTCGCACCTCAACCATCGCGACACCACCTTCGTCGCCATTTCCCGCGCTCCGCTCGACAAGCTCGACGCGTTCAAGAAGCGAATGGGCTGGTCGTTCAAGTGGGTCTCGTCGTCGCCGAGCGATTTCAACTTTGATTACGGCGTGTCGTTCACGCCGGATGAGCAATCGCACGCGACGGGCGTGTACAACTACACGCCCGTCGAGAGCGGGAGCGAGCGCGAAGGAGCGAGCGTCTTCTACCAGGACGACCACGGAGACATCTACCACACCTACTCGACCTACGCGCGCGGGATCGACCTGCTGAACGTCACGTACAATTTTCTCGACCTCACGCCAAAGGGGCGCGACGAGGCCCACTTGTCCGACTCACAGGCGTGGGTTCGGCACCACGACAAGTACAACAACTCATGA
- a CDS encoding MOSC domain-containing protein produces the protein MTGSGDNLGGRIVAVSRSETHSFAKATRDEVRLVEGFGVEGDAHGGATVKHRSRVSRDPTHPNLRQVHLIHAELLDELSAAGFDVPAGALGENLTTRGIRLLELPTGSRLRIGDEAVIELTGLRNPCVQIDRFKSGLLAKVVARSDAGEPVRRAGVMSVVVVGGLVRAGDAVVAELPPEPHRPLEPV, from the coding sequence ATGACAGGGTCGGGCGACAATCTTGGCGGCAGGATCGTCGCCGTGAGTCGAAGCGAGACGCACTCGTTCGCAAAGGCGACCCGCGACGAGGTGCGCCTGGTCGAGGGGTTCGGCGTCGAGGGAGACGCGCATGGCGGCGCGACGGTCAAGCATCGCTCTCGCGTCTCGCGTGACCCGACTCATCCCAACCTGCGACAGGTGCACCTCATTCACGCCGAACTGCTGGACGAACTGTCTGCCGCCGGCTTCGACGTGCCCGCCGGGGCACTCGGCGAGAATTTGACGACGCGCGGCATCCGCCTTCTCGAATTGCCGACCGGTTCTCGTCTGCGCATCGGGGACGAAGCGGTCATCGAGCTCACGGGGCTGCGCAATCCGTGCGTCCAGATCGACCGGTTCAAGTCAGGACTGCTGGCGAAGGTCGTCGCGCGGAGCGACGCGGGCGAGCCGGTCCGCCGCGCGGGCGTGATGAGCGTCGTCGTCGTGGGTGGACTCGTGCGAGCGGGCGACGCCGTCGTCGCCGAGCTGCCGCCGGAACCTCATCGGCCGCTGGAGCCGGTATGA